The following coding sequences lie in one Enterococcus sp. 9E7_DIV0242 genomic window:
- a CDS encoding YitT family protein, which yields MKTFMMKNSVRDALYVTVGSFLLAAAINSILLPMSIVSGGVSGLSIVLNHFFGWNPAIILYAINIPLLVLCFIFLGKENGLKTLYGSLIFPFFVGITGNIPALTDNLLLASIYGGIGVGIGLGLVFRGNASTGGTAIPAQIIHKYFKVPLGLSVSIVDGFIILSGLLAFDVDRILFSMICLFLTGRVIDIIQVGVVRSKNVFIVSPEYEEMKQVLLKNLDKGVTLIPIESGYHEKKGMLIMTVIKEKDFPLLKESLLEIDEHAFIVSMGASEVFGRGFSLQRIFEYME from the coding sequence ATGAAAACGTTTATGATGAAAAATTCGGTTCGTGATGCCTTATATGTGACTGTAGGGTCTTTTTTATTGGCTGCGGCTATTAATAGCATCTTGCTGCCAATGTCCATTGTGTCGGGTGGTGTTTCTGGACTTAGTATTGTATTAAATCATTTTTTTGGGTGGAATCCGGCTATTATACTCTATGCAATCAACATTCCCTTGCTTGTCCTGTGCTTCATTTTTTTAGGAAAAGAAAATGGCTTGAAAACACTTTATGGTAGCTTGATTTTTCCATTTTTTGTTGGAATTACTGGGAATATTCCAGCACTGACAGATAATCTGCTGTTAGCTTCTATCTATGGAGGTATCGGTGTTGGAATTGGCCTAGGTTTGGTTTTTCGGGGGAATGCCTCAACTGGTGGAACAGCCATTCCCGCACAAATCATCCATAAATATTTCAAAGTGCCATTGGGACTTTCTGTTTCTATTGTGGATGGTTTCATTATTTTATCCGGATTACTGGCATTTGATGTGGACCGCATTTTATTTTCGATGATTTGCCTTTTCTTAACAGGACGCGTGATCGATATCATTCAGGTTGGTGTCGTTCGTTCGAAGAATGTGTTTATTGTTTCGCCTGAATATGAAGAAATGAAACAAGTCTTGCTAAAAAACTTAGATAAAGGCGTTACCTTGATTCCGATAGAAAGCGGCTATCATGAGAAAAAAGGCATGCTGATCATGACAGTTATCAAAGAAAAGGATTTTCCTCTATTAAAGGAAAGCTTGCTGGAGATTGATGAGCACGCGTTCATAGTTTCTATGGGAGCAAGTGAAGTGTTTGGACGTGGCTTTAGTTTACAACGCATTTTTGAGTATATGGAGTAG
- a CDS encoding GNAT family N-acetyltransferase: MRVRAIRKGDGAAFLKMQHQLDHESDYMLMLPEERTTTVEEMEQRIEYVLRQHDFLLVALDDDGEIAGYIQAEQGGFKKISHSAYIVVGIQEKLQRKGIGTRFFQSLEKWANEQQITRLELTVITENVGAVSLYKKAGFEIEGTKINAIFQNDVYLDEYYMAKILN; the protein is encoded by the coding sequence ATGAGAGTTCGAGCTATTCGTAAGGGAGATGGCGCTGCGTTTCTAAAAATGCAGCATCAATTGGATCATGAAAGTGACTATATGCTGATGCTTCCTGAAGAAAGAACAACAACAGTTGAAGAGATGGAGCAACGAATAGAATATGTGCTGAGGCAACATGATTTTCTATTGGTTGCTTTAGATGATGATGGAGAAATTGCTGGGTATATCCAAGCAGAGCAGGGCGGCTTCAAAAAAATAAGCCATTCAGCCTATATAGTAGTTGGTATCCAAGAAAAACTTCAGAGAAAAGGTATTGGAACTCGTTTCTTTCAAAGCTTAGAGAAGTGGGCCAACGAACAGCAGATTACACGACTAGAATTGACTGTAATTACAGAAAATGTAGGTGCTGTGTCCCTCTATAAAAAAGCCGGATTCGAAATTGAAGGCACCAAAATAAACGCCATCTTTCAAAATGACGTTTATTTGGATGAGTACTATATGGCAAAGATCTTGAATTAA
- a CDS encoding cysteine hydrolase family protein, with product MGKRALLIIDLQVGLESGEKKLYQLDQVIEQVNEQIEHYRKNEQPIIFIQHEDEDLVADSPSWQLFSTLKVENNDYFVGKTHANSFYQTVLGELLEQLNIKELEICGAQTEYCVDTTICMAHGLGYQLFMRKGTVTTLDNNQLTAPQIIAHHEAIWDNRFLTIL from the coding sequence ATGGGTAAGAGAGCATTGTTGATTATTGATCTACAGGTTGGTCTAGAGTCAGGAGAGAAAAAGCTATATCAACTCGATCAAGTGATTGAACAAGTAAACGAGCAAATCGAGCATTATAGAAAAAATGAACAACCGATTATTTTTATACAGCATGAGGATGAGGACTTAGTTGCCGATTCTCCGAGTTGGCAGCTATTTTCTACTTTAAAGGTGGAGAATAACGATTATTTCGTTGGAAAAACGCACGCCAATTCATTCTATCAAACGGTACTCGGGGAGCTTCTGGAACAGTTGAACATCAAGGAGCTGGAAATATGTGGGGCTCAAACTGAGTATTGTGTTGATACAACCATTTGTATGGCTCATGGACTAGGCTATCAGCTCTTTATGAGAAAAGGAACTGTGACCACTCTTGATAATAACCAATTGACAGCTCCGCAGATTATTGCTCATCATGAAGCTATTTGGGATAACCGATTTTTGACCATTCTCTGA
- a CDS encoding SPL family radical SAM protein gives METIQAKKILTKTKNREWFGTDYNMNIYRGCNHGCIYCDSRSDCYQVENFDRVTYKENALTLLNKELQGKRKKGVIGFGAMSDAYNHLEKKHCLTQKALELIDTHGFGVSLATKSGLLERDIVRFKSIQQHSPVNIGFSFSTSHDGLASKIERHVSLPSERFAVLAKCKENQLYSGILLMPILPYVTDNWKLLADLVLKAKDANVDYIYPLFGMTLRDRQREYYFNALEKLSPKVSEKYKKNYNDTYFFPAENDKRLNANFKNLCTKLGITYEMADIVANYQKHYQVEQESLF, from the coding sequence ATGGAGACGATTCAGGCGAAAAAGATTCTAACGAAAACCAAGAATCGCGAATGGTTTGGCACGGATTACAATATGAATATTTACCGCGGTTGCAATCACGGCTGCATCTATTGTGACTCAAGAAGTGACTGTTACCAAGTAGAGAATTTCGATCGTGTTACCTATAAAGAAAATGCTTTGACGCTACTTAATAAAGAGCTTCAGGGGAAAAGAAAAAAGGGGGTCATTGGCTTCGGAGCAATGTCTGATGCATACAACCACTTGGAAAAGAAGCACTGTTTGACTCAAAAAGCATTGGAGCTGATTGATACACATGGTTTCGGAGTTTCGTTAGCAACGAAAAGCGGCTTACTGGAAAGAGATATTGTGCGCTTTAAATCGATTCAGCAGCATTCTCCGGTAAATATCGGATTTTCTTTCAGTACCTCTCATGATGGACTTGCCAGTAAAATAGAACGGCATGTCTCGTTGCCTAGTGAGCGATTTGCTGTGTTAGCGAAATGTAAAGAGAATCAATTATATAGTGGTATTCTTTTGATGCCAATCTTGCCATATGTCACAGATAACTGGAAGCTGTTAGCAGATTTAGTTTTGAAAGCTAAGGATGCTAATGTAGATTATATCTATCCGCTGTTTGGGATGACGCTTAGAGATCGACAAAGGGAATACTATTTTAATGCACTGGAGAAGCTATCTCCAAAAGTCAGTGAGAAGTACAAAAAAAATTATAATGACACTTACTTTTTTCCGGCTGAAAATGACAAGCGGCTAAATGCCAATTTCAAGAATCTTTGTACTAAATTAGGAATTACCTATGAAATGGCAGATATTGTTGCCAATTATCAAAAACACTATCAAGTAGAGCAAGAGAGCCTGTTCTAG